One Setaria viridis chromosome 7, Setaria_viridis_v4.0, whole genome shotgun sequence genomic region harbors:
- the LOC117865895 gene encoding E3 ubiquitin-protein ligase RDUF1, which produces MGLPFQRGRRPTTEEEDQEARARKRQRWEAWLVVEKRIEAHWREVEEFMNRPSYGVPASKWAIVRLYMPRWCDLTRGEHRCAICLEDLEPRDRMRMMPCRHSFHQRCIFKWLQINRLCPICQFALPSDEEQRLLDEKAAKP; this is translated from the coding sequence ATGGGGCTGCCCTTTCAACGAGGACGACGGCCGACGAccgaggaagaagatcaagaggCGAGGGCAAGGAAGCGCCAGCGGTGGGAAGCCTGGCTCGTCGTTGAGAAGCGCATCGAGGCGCACTGGCGCGAGGTCGAGGAATTCATGAACCGCCCGTCCTACGGAGTCCCGGCGTCCAAGTGGGCCATCGTGCGCCTCTACATGCCGAGGTGGTGTGACCTGACCAGGGGGGAGCACCGCTGCGCCATCTGCCTCGAGGACCTGGAGCCACGCGAcaggatgaggatgatgccgtGCCGCCACTCCTTCCACCAGCGCTGTATCTTCAAGTGGCTACAGATCAACCGCCTCTGCCCCATCTGCCAATTCGCGCTGCCGTCAGACGAAGAGCAACGCCTGTTGGACGAGAAAGCAGCCAAACCATGA